GTTGTCCCACTGCGACAGATCAAACCGATCTCCCGGCTCACCCCGGGATGATCGATGGCGATCCGTTGTAACCCCTCCAGGCTGTCCGCCGCCGATTCCGGCAACACACTGATCCCCAATCCCTGACGCACCAAAGCCAGCACCGTCGACATGTAGTTAGCCTCCATGCCGGCCGTCATGCTCAGCCGCGTCTGGTCGAACAGGGCGTCCACCTGCTCGCGCACACTGCTGTCGCGGCCGGTGAGGATGATCGGCTGGTCCGCCAGCTGTTCAAGGGTCAGGCGTGGCAAAGCCGCGAGGGGATGATCCAATGGCACGAACGCACACAGACGGTCATTGAACACCGGCACGAAATCCAGCCCATGGCTTAACCGGGCCCGCACGCCGATGCCAAAGTCCACGTCGCCGGTGCGCACCCGAGCATGAATGCGGTGGGCCACCACATCGTGCAGGCGCACTTCGATCCCGGCAAAGCGTTCGCGAAACAGCCGCAGCGCCGGGGGCAGGCTACCGGCACACACCGAGGGCAGGGCGGCAATGGTAACCACGCCCCGGCGCAATGCAGCGAGGTCGCGCGAGCCGGTGACGATGTTATCCAGGTCCAGCAGCAGTTTTTCCATAGGGCCGCGCGCTTCCTGGCCGGCAGTGGTGAGGCTGACGTGGCGCGGGCTGCGGTCGAGCAGCGCAATGCCCAGCCACTCTTCCAGTTGCTGCACTTGCACAGTGAGCGCCGAGGGCGACAGGTTCAGTTCGCTGGCGGCCCTGGTAAAGCTGCCGGTGCGGGCGACGGCGAGAAAGGCCTGGATATGCTGGATCGAATTTTTCATCGTTTTGTTTTTCCGAACGTGCCGGGCTGAATATTCCAATTTACAAAGACTACCGCGCTTCCAATACTCCGGGGAAAACAATAACCGGCCACCAAAGGCCGCTCTGGAGTCCCCATGCTCGCTACCCTGGGTGTCATTACCATCCTGTGCCTGCTCGCTGCCGTCATGAGCAAACGTCTCTCGCCGCTGGTGGCGCTGATTGCCTTGCCGATCATCGCCGCGCTGCTCGGTGGGTTCGGCCTGCAAACCAGCGCCTTCATCATCACCGGTATCAAGAACGTCGCCCCCGTGGTCGGCATGTTTGTCTTCGCGATCCTGTTTTTCGGGATCATGACCGACGCGGGCATGCTCGATCCCATCATTGACCGCATCCTGCGCACGGTGGGCACGCGCCCGACACGGATTGTCGTCGGCACCGCGACTCTCGCGTTGCTGGTGCACCTGGACGGTTCCGGCGCGGTGACGTTCCTGGTGACGGTGCCGGCGATGTTGCCGCTCTACACGCGGCTGGGCATCGACAAACGTATCCTTGCCTGTGTATGCGCCATGGCCGCCGGGGTCAACTTTTTGCCGTGGACCGGCCCGGTGCTGCGCTCCTCGGCCGCGCTGCATGTGCCGGTGGCGGATCTGTTCCAGCCGCTGATTCCGGTGCAGATCGTGGGGTTGATCTTTGTGTTCGCCTGCGCCTGGTGGCTGGGCCGCCGCGAAGAAAAACGCCTGGGCCTGGGCGCGGGGTCCACGGTGGACGCCGTGCCGCAACGCGTGCTCAGCGAGGATGACCTCAAGCTGCGGCGCCCACGCCTGTTCTGGCTCAACCTGATCCTGACGGTGCTGGTGATGGTGGTGATGATTGCCGGTTGGGTTGACCCGGTGGTGATGTTCATGCTCGGCACCGTCGTGGCGCTGTGCATCAATTACCCGAACGTGGACGCCCAGCGTGCGCGCATCGATGCCCATGCAAAAACCGCGTTGACCATGGCCAGTATCCTGCTCGCCGCCGGAGTGTTCACCGGCATCATGCAGGGCACCGGCATGCTCAAGGCCATCGCCGAAGTAGCGGTGGCGCAGATTCCTGCGGGCCACGGCAAGCTGATCCCGGCGGTGGTGGGCTTTATATCCATGCCGCTGAGCATGCTCTTCGATCCCGATTCCTACTATTTCGGTGTGATGCCGGTGATTGCCGAAGTCGGCAAGGCCCTCGGCGTCGACCCCCTGCAAGTGGCCCAGGCCTCGCTGTTGGGCGTGCACACCACCGGTTTCCCGGTCAGCCCGTTGACCCCGGCGACGTTCCTGTTGGTGGGCCTGTGCAAAATCGAACTGGCCGATCACCAGCGCTTCACCATTCCGTTTCTGTTTGCCGCGTCAGTGTTGATGACCCTGACCGCGTTGCTTTTGGGAGTGATCTGACATGAACACTTTGCGCATCGGTTCCGGCGCCGGCTATTCCGGCGACCGCATCGAACCGGCCGTCGAATTGGCCGAGCACGGCGACCTGGATTATCTGGTCTTCGAATGCCTGGCCGAACGCACCATCGCCCTGGCCCAGCAAACCCGCATCAGCGACCCCCAGGGCGGCTACGACCCGCTGCTGGGCGAGCGCATGCGTCGGGTGCTGCCGTTTGTGGGCGCGCAGTCGGGGCGTCGGCGTCTGCGGGTGATTACCAATATGGGCGCGGCCAACCCGCTGTCGGCGGCTGATGAGGTGCGGCGCATCGCCCATGAGCTGGGCCTGGATCTCAAAGTACTGGCGGTGGTCGGCGACGACGTATTGCCGCTGCTGCGTCCCGAGCAGGTGCTGGACAACGGCCAGACCCTTGCCTCACTCGGCGCGCGAGTGATCTCGGCGAACGCCTACTTGGGCGTCGACGGCATCCTTGAGGCCCTGCGCGCCGAGGCCGACGTTGTCATCACCGGTCGCGTGGCCGACCCATCGCTGTTCCTTGCGCCGCAGATGTTTGAATTCGGCTGGGCCGCGCACGATTGGCCGCGTCTGGGGCGTGGCACGCTGGTCGGGCATTTGCTCGAGTGCGCGGGGCAGGTCAGCGGCGGCTATTTTGCCGATCCGGGGTTCAAGGACGTGGAGGATCTGGCGCGGCTGGGTTTTCCGTTGGCCGAAATCGATGCCGAGGGCGGCGCGGTGATCACCAAGGTCGCAGGTTCCGGTGGGCGAGTCAGCGCTGCCACCTGCACCGAGCAGTTGATCTATGAGGTGCATGACCCGGCGGCCTATCTCACCCCCGATGTGACTGCGGACTTTTCCCAGGTGAGTTTTGTCGAGGAGGGCGTGGACCGTGTGCGCGCTCTGGGCGCCGATGGCCGTGGGCGACCATCGCAGTTGAAGGTCAGCGTGGGCTATCTGGATGGCTGGATCGGGGAAGGGCAGATGTCCTACGGGGGCCCCGGCGCTGTCGCACGGGCGCAGTTGGCGCGGGATGTGGTGCTCAAGCGTCTTGAATTGATGGGAGTGAAGATGCAGGACGTACGCGCCGAATTGATCGGCATGGATTCGCTGCACGGTCCGCGCAATAGCGTGGAGCCCTGGGAAGTGCGCCTGCGCGTCGCCGCTCGCTGTGCAGAACGCAGCGACGCCGTGCGCGTCGGTAACGAAGTGGAAACCCTGTACACCAACGGCCCGTCCGGCGGCGGCGGTGCCAGCAAAAGCGTGCGCCAGGTGGTGGCGGTAGCGTCGCTGCTGCTGCCGCGCGACGCTGTCAACCAGAGGATCCGGGCATGAAACTGCACACTCTGGCCCATTCCCGTACCGGCGATAAGGGCGATACGTCGAACATCTCGATCATTGCCTACCGCGCCGAGGATTATCCGTTGCTGTGCGAGCAGCTCACCGCCGAGCGGGTCGCCGCGTTTTTTGCCGGGCTGCTCACGCCGGGCGCGGCGCCGGTGCGGCGCTATGAACTGCCCAACGTGCACGCGCTGAACTTCGTGCTGCCGGGGATACTGCGCGGCGGCGTGACCCGCTCACTGGCACTGGATGCCCATGGCAAGTGCCTCGGCTCGGCGCTGCTGGACCTGGATGTGCCAATACCGAACTGACGGTGGGGGCGGTGCAGGCGTGTCAGATCGCCGCAAACCGCTTGTCCAGGTAATCGATGATCACCTTGGAGTCGTACATCCAGGTGGTCTGGCCGTTTCCTTCGATACGCAGGCACGGCACCTTGATCTTGCCGCCTTGCTCCAGCAGGGTCTGACGGTCCTGCTCATTGTTCTTGGCGTCCTTGAGCGCCACCGGCACATTCAGGCGATGCAGGGTGCGGCGGGTCTTCACGCAGAACGGGCAGGCGTGGAACTGGTACAGGGTCAGGCCCTTGGCCGCTTCGTTGACCTGTGCCTGCTGCTCGGCGGGGCGCTGCTTTTTGCGAGGACGGGTCAGCAAATCGCCCGCGATGATGACGTGGCCGAGGCCCACTCGAAGTGCTTTGACGAACATGGCTGAAACCTCTTGCCGAACACAGAAGGGGCCGCAGCTTACCTGATTTGTGCAGGCGAAAAAAAAACCGGCGATGAGCGCCGGTTTTTTTTACGCAGCCCGTTACTTGATCAGACTGAGGAATTCGCTGCGAGTGGCCGCGTTTTCTCGGAATTCACCGAGCATCACCGAGGTGATCATCGACGAATTCTGCTTCTCCACACCGCGCATCATCATGCACATGTGCTTGGCTTCGATCACCACCGCCACGCCCAGCGCGCCGGTCACCTGCAACACGGCATCGGCGATCTGGCGGCTGAGGTTTTCCTGGATCTGCAGGCGGCGCGCGTACATATCGACAATCCGCGCCACCTTGGACAGGCCCAGCACCTTGCCGCTCGGGATGTAGGCCACATGGGCCTTGCCGATGAACGGCAGCAGGTGGTGTTCGCACAGCGAGTACAACTCGATGTCCTTGACCAGCACCATTTCGCTGTTGTCGGAACTGAACAGGGCACCGTTGGTGACCTCTTCGAGCGTCTGTTCATAGCCGCGGCAAAGGTACTGCATCGCCTTGGCGGCACGCTTGGGCGTATCGAGCAGGCCCTCGCGGGAAACGTCCTCGCCGAGTTGGCCGAGGATCGCGGTGTAATTCTGTTCCAGGGACATGAAACTACCTGTGGGATTTTCGCAAAGCGCAAGGTTACGGTGGCGGGCACATCGCTGCAAGCACGACGACGGCACTTGTTACTCGTCGCGCCCTTCCATCATGGTCCGCTTGAGCATCACATACACCGCCCCCGCGCCGCCGTGGCGGGCCTGGCACGAGGTAAAGCCGAGTACCTGGGCATGCTGGCGCAGCCAGGTGTTGACGTGGCTCTTGATCATCGGCCGCTT
The sequence above is drawn from the Pseudomonas quebecensis genome and encodes:
- the folE gene encoding GTP cyclohydrolase I FolE, which produces MSLEQNYTAILGQLGEDVSREGLLDTPKRAAKAMQYLCRGYEQTLEEVTNGALFSSDNSEMVLVKDIELYSLCEHHLLPFIGKAHVAYIPSGKVLGLSKVARIVDMYARRLQIQENLSRQIADAVLQVTGALGVAVVIEAKHMCMMMRGVEKQNSSMITSVMLGEFRENAATRSEFLSLIK
- a CDS encoding AtuA-related protein produces the protein MKLHTLAHSRTGDKGDTSNISIIAYRAEDYPLLCEQLTAERVAAFFAGLLTPGAAPVRRYELPNVHALNFVLPGILRGGVTRSLALDAHGKCLGSALLDLDVPIPN
- a CDS encoding CitMHS family transporter, yielding MLATLGVITILCLLAAVMSKRLSPLVALIALPIIAALLGGFGLQTSAFIITGIKNVAPVVGMFVFAILFFGIMTDAGMLDPIIDRILRTVGTRPTRIVVGTATLALLVHLDGSGAVTFLVTVPAMLPLYTRLGIDKRILACVCAMAAGVNFLPWTGPVLRSSAALHVPVADLFQPLIPVQIVGLIFVFACAWWLGRREEKRLGLGAGSTVDAVPQRVLSEDDLKLRRPRLFWLNLILTVLVMVVMIAGWVDPVVMFMLGTVVALCINYPNVDAQRARIDAHAKTALTMASILLAAGVFTGIMQGTGMLKAIAEVAVAQIPAGHGKLIPAVVGFISMPLSMLFDPDSYYFGVMPVIAEVGKALGVDPLQVAQASLLGVHTTGFPVSPLTPATFLLVGLCKIELADHQRFTIPFLFAASVLMTLTALLLGVI
- a CDS encoding LysR family transcriptional regulator, whose amino-acid sequence is MKNSIQHIQAFLAVARTGSFTRAASELNLSPSALTVQVQQLEEWLGIALLDRSPRHVSLTTAGQEARGPMEKLLLDLDNIVTGSRDLAALRRGVVTIAALPSVCAGSLPPALRLFRERFAGIEVRLHDVVAHRIHARVRTGDVDFGIGVRARLSHGLDFVPVFNDRLCAFVPLDHPLAALPRLTLEQLADQPIILTGRDSSVREQVDALFDQTRLSMTAGMEANYMSTVLALVRQGLGISVLPESAADSLEGLQRIAIDHPGVSREIGLICRSGTTLSPAAQRCFDLLNDELSGTSSN
- a CDS encoding acyclic terpene utilization AtuA family protein; the encoded protein is MNTLRIGSGAGYSGDRIEPAVELAEHGDLDYLVFECLAERTIALAQQTRISDPQGGYDPLLGERMRRVLPFVGAQSGRRRLRVITNMGAANPLSAADEVRRIAHELGLDLKVLAVVGDDVLPLLRPEQVLDNGQTLASLGARVISANAYLGVDGILEALRAEADVVITGRVADPSLFLAPQMFEFGWAAHDWPRLGRGTLVGHLLECAGQVSGGYFADPGFKDVEDLARLGFPLAEIDAEGGAVITKVAGSGGRVSAATCTEQLIYEVHDPAAYLTPDVTADFSQVSFVEEGVDRVRALGADGRGRPSQLKVSVGYLDGWIGEGQMSYGGPGAVARAQLARDVVLKRLELMGVKMQDVRAELIGMDSLHGPRNSVEPWEVRLRVAARCAERSDAVRVGNEVETLYTNGPSGGGGASKSVRQVVAVASLLLPRDAVNQRIRA
- a CDS encoding glutathione S-transferase N-terminal domain-containing protein codes for the protein MFVKALRVGLGHVIIAGDLLTRPRKKQRPAEQQAQVNEAAKGLTLYQFHACPFCVKTRRTLHRLNVPVALKDAKNNEQDRQTLLEQGGKIKVPCLRIEGNGQTTWMYDSKVIIDYLDKRFAAI